The following DNA comes from Nitrospira sp..
GAGAACTGAGGGTAGGACAGAAAGGAGTGTGGCGTTTATAAGTACTAACCCTACGTGTTCCCGGCGTGTTCTCGTGAGAGCATAATTGGCCTCAATTCCCCTCAATTGGCCTGAGCCAAACTGAAGCAGTAAAGCAGTAAAACGTCTTTACTAGAGCGATCTTTCGCTGATATGACCAAGACTTGTGGGGAAATGTCTGAACGGCTTAGGAAACCGCTGCTCTATCCAACTGAGCTACGGGGGCAAGGCCAAATTTCAATGGGTTACAGTTCTACAGAACCGGGGTCCGGGGGGCAAGGGTCCCCGGGGGGGGGCTCGGGGGGGGGTGGGGGGGGTGTGGGGGGCCCTTCAAGAAGGGCCCCCTTCCCCTTTTTTTTCCCTTGGGGTCTGGGGGGGTGGGGGGGGGCGCCCCGTGGGGGGGGGGCGGCGGGGGGGGGGGTTCCGTGTTTCGGGGGGGGGGGGGGGGGGGGGGGGGGGGGGGGGGGGGGGGGGGCTTTGGTGGGGTTTTCCCGGGTTTTTTTCCCGGGGGGGCCGGGGGGGTGGGCCCGCGCGCGCCCGCCGTTGGGCTCCGCGGTCGGCCAGCGGGCGGGGCGGGCGCTTTGGGGGCCGGGGCGGGCGGGCGCCGTCGCGCGCCGCCGGACCCCGTCCAAGCCGCCGCCGGCAAACCCCCGCCCCCCGCCCCCCCCCCGGGCCGGGGCCCGGGGAAAGGGGGGGGGGGGGGCCCGCCGGAGGAGACCCCCCCCCCCCGGGCCCGCGCGGGTGAGTCCGACTCCACGATGCGTCGCCCCGGTTCTGGGGGCCTCGGTCTGCCTGCTGAGTGGCACTGGGGTGCCTTCATCGCGCACGAGGATGGGGGGGGGGGGGGGGGGGGGGGGGCGAAGTGGGGCGGCGGCCGGGGCGCGCAACGGGGCCTGCCGCCCCCCCCGCCCCGCGCCCGCCCCCCCCCGCGGCCCCGGGGCCCCCCCCCCCCGGCCCCCCCCCCCCCCCCCCGCGGCGTCTAGTCACTGGCTAGTCGGCGCTCCAGTCCGTCGTCGTTCCCGCTTCTCAGCTCACCATAGTCCAGCTACCCACAACATCCTCCGGCGAAGACTTGCCGCTGCCGAGAGGCCTGCCAACAGGCGGGACAGAGATGGACTGTGGAATGGGTCAATCCATCGATTGATTCCATCCGCTGTTCGACGACTATTCCACAATCGGAACAGGGGCCGGTGGTGACCGAGCATGGCTTATGTTCTTGAACTCTCATGAGTCACTCGCTTGGTATTGGAGCGTACCCGTTGATTGCAGACGGCTGACATAAATGCGGTGTTTGGATTGGGTCGCATGAAGCTCCACAAACGCGTTCTCAATGACTCGCCATGAGTTCGGTGTAGTCCCCACTGAATCGTCCGCAGGCGGTTGTCCAGCGATGCCACGGTTCTTTCCAAATCCATCAGTCGCTCGTTCGTGACGACCGGTTGTTCAGGTGCGGTCATGTCTTCCTCCTTTCGAGAGCTTAGACAGCGCAATGTCGAATGACGCCAATGACGAGTCCCTCGATATGAAACTCGTCCGACGGGTGGACGATAATCGGCTGCATCGCCTCGTTGGCAGGCTGCAGTTCGATATGCGTCCCCTTCTTAAAATATCGCTTAATCGTAGCTTCACGATTGACTAACGCGACGACGGTCTGCCCGTTCTTGGCCGTCTCCTGTTTGCGCACCACCACGAGATCGCCTGGCAAGATTCCTTCGTCTTTCATGGATTCTCCCTTGACCGTGAGGGCAAAGGTGTCTCCCCCACGCAACATACTCGGCGGGACATCCACAAGTTCGGATTGCGGCACCGGGTCGATGGGGAAGCCGGCTGCCACGAGACCAGCCATAGGAATCATCGATTGTTGTCGTAATTGATCGAGCACAACCGATACGACGCCGGGAATCTTCCGCATGCCGGTTTCGTAACGCGCCACGGATACTCGGGTGGTGTGCAAGGCTTCGGCGAGCTGCTGCTGGGTGAGGCCTAATGCTTCTCGAGAGCGTTTGAGGTCTTGTGGTTTCATAATGTATCCATTGGTAACACAGATAAGGTGATCGGTCAATATGGTTGTGAGAACCGATATGGCTCTTCGTTGAAACAGTTCAACATATCGGAAACATTGATGAATATATGGGACGCAAGATATAGCGGCGGACGTTCGATCAGACGCAATGACTACAAACTAGGCAACAAGCTCTCGATTCACCGTGCGTCACTGATTGCGGCGCGGGATGAGTGATTGTGCACAGTCTTATCCCCAGAAACTGGGGAGAGCACACTCGTCATCAAGCCAGTGCAGGGATGGGGAATGGAGTTAGGTCCGTGGAATGAGGTGCACAGCACCGGCTTTGAAGGCAGCCCGTACATCGCTGCCGGCGACCAGGTTCATGTCTCGTAACGCCGACTGTGTAATAAGCGCGGTGAGAGGAAATCCGCAGTCGAGCGTCACGTGGACGAGGGCGCCTCGTGATGTGATGGTTTGTACGGTCCCCTTCAGATGATTTCTGGCACTTGTTTCCGCAGCACCGCCCAGTTCGAGTGTGACGTCTTCGGCTCGTAGACAGACGAACACGTCGGACTCGAGACTTGGTGACGCGATCGCGGTTAACGCCACGATACCGACTTGCACCGTCGCCAGTTCGTTGTGCATCTCTGTGATGGTCCCTGTCACCACGGTTTCGATCCCGACGACTCGTGCGACGTCGGCATTGGTGGGCCGACTAAAGACATCTTGCGGTGTGCCGGTCTGCACGAGACGTCCGTCGACGATCACCGCCATCTGATCACCCAGGGTAAGCGCTTCGGTCCAGTCATGCGTCACCACGATTGAGGGGATGGCCAACTGTGTGAGGAGCCGACGCAAGTCTTTGCACAGCTGAGCCCTCGTCGGCGCATCGAGTGCCGACAATGGTTCGTCGAGCAGCAACAGGCGAGGTCGTCTAGCGATCGCACGGGCCAGGGCGACCCGCTGCTGTTGTCCGCCCGAGAGCTGGGTGGGTTTCTGTTGGGCTATGGATTCAATGTGCAACAGACGCAAGACTTCGTCTACCCGAAGTTTCTTCTCCTGCGACGACAAGCCGGTCAGGCCATAGGCGATGTTCCCTTCTACGCTGTGGTGTGGAAACAGGGCATAGTCCTGTGCCATATAGCCGAGCCGGCGAGCTTGTGGTGGGACCGTCAGGTGAGCGCTGGCATCGAACCACCTCTCGTCGCCGAAGGACATGGTTCCTTCTTCGGGTTGCTCAAGACCAGCCAAACAACGGAGGATGGTCGATTTCCCAGAGCCGGATGGACCGAACAGAATCGTGACGGAAGGCGGGTCGAGCGGACATCTGAAGTGAGCCGTCATGGAGGCTCGACCGAGAAAAGTTTTCTTGAACTGTAAGGTTATTTCTGCGGCCATACCGACCAGACCCGCCGATTGACGGCATAGACCAATAAGAGCACGGCGTAGGACACGACGAGGAGGAATGCGGAGGTTGTCGCGGCACCGGCATAGTCGAGCGCCTGCACGTTATCGTAGATCTCGATCGACACGGTTCGGGTGACGCCTTCGATGTTGCCTCCCACCATCAAGACGACACCGAACTCTCCGAGAGTATGTGCGAAGCTCAGCACGACGCCGGTAATGAGTCCGGCTGTCGAGAGCGGGAGGATGAGTTTGAAGAAGGTGTGTAGCTTGGACAATCCCAGCGTCCAGGAGGCCTCGATGAGTTTCTGATCGACCTGTTCGAAGGCCGTCGCAAAGGGTTGAACTGCAAAGGGCAGGCTATAAAGAATGGAGGCTATGAGCAGTCCTTGAAAACTGAACGGCAATGTAGAGCCGGTGAGGTTGGTATAGAGTTGTCCGATCGGACTCTGCGGTCCGATCGCAACCAAGAGATAGAACCCCAAGACCGTGGGCGGCAGTACGAGCGGCAAGGCCACGATCGATTCGACCACAAACTTCCAACGCCACTTCGAATAAGCCAGCCAATAGGCAATGGGCAGGCCAATGAGCAGTAAGGCGATCGATGTCAGGCTTGCCAGCTTACAGGTCACCCAAATGGCCGTCCAATTCATCGAGACTCCGGAACAACAAACCCATACCGCGTCATAATGGCTTGCCCTTGCGGACTCTGCATGAATGCGAGGAACCGCTTCGCATGTTCTTGATGGGGCGATGACCTGAGGATCACGGCTCCTTGTTCGAGCGGCGGATGGGCTTCAGCGGGGATCTCCCAATACGTCCCTTTGTCCTTGAGGGCAGGCGCACGTGCTAACGAGAGCGCGATGATGCCGAGATCAGCGGCACCGGATTCGACGAACTGCGCGGCCTGAGAGACATTTTCTCCCAGGACCAACCGGTTTTTGGCTTCGTCGTAGGTGTTGAAATATTTCATCGCGGCGACTGCCGCGCGACCGTATGGCGCATGTTTAGGGTTTGCGATGGCGATTGTCCTG
Coding sequences within:
- the modA gene encoding molybdate ABC transporter substrate-binding protein: MKRLVLFFCLAVTLNLNMARAEEITIAAASDLHFAFNELIPEFEQATATQVKLSLGSSGNFFAQIQHGAPFDLYFSADISYPRTLEAAGLTVPGSLSRYAVGRIVLWSSHDSPLNVTEGLKTLRHPSVRTIAIANPKHAPYGRAAVAAMKYFNTYDEAKNRLVLGENVSQAAQFVESGAADLGIIALSLARAPALKDKGTYWEIPAEAHPPLEQGAVILRSSPHQEHAKRFLAFMQSPQGQAIMTRYGFVVPESR
- a CDS encoding ABC transporter ATP-binding protein, producing the protein MAAEITLQFKKTFLGRASMTAHFRCPLDPPSVTILFGPSGSGKSTILRCLAGLEQPEEGTMSFGDERWFDASAHLTVPPQARRLGYMAQDYALFPHHSVEGNIAYGLTGLSSQEKKLRVDEVLRLLHIESIAQQKPTQLSGGQQQRVALARAIARRPRLLLLDEPLSALDAPTRAQLCKDLRRLLTQLAIPSIVVTHDWTEALTLGDQMAVIVDGRLVQTGTPQDVFSRPTNADVARVVGIETVVTGTITEMHNELATVQVGIVALTAIASPSLESDVFVCLRAEDVTLELGGAAETSARNHLKGTVQTITSRGALVHVTLDCGFPLTALITQSALRDMNLVAGSDVRAAFKAGAVHLIPRT
- the modB gene encoding molybdate ABC transporter permease subunit, which produces MNWTAIWVTCKLASLTSIALLLIGLPIAYWLAYSKWRWKFVVESIVALPLVLPPTVLGFYLLVAIGPQSPIGQLYTNLTGSTLPFSFQGLLIASILYSLPFAVQPFATAFEQVDQKLIEASWTLGLSKLHTFFKLILPLSTAGLITGVVLSFAHTLGEFGVVLMVGGNIEGVTRTVSIEIYDNVQALDYAGAATTSAFLLVVSYAVLLLVYAVNRRVWSVWPQK
- the lexA gene encoding repressor LexA; protein product: MKPQDLKRSREALGLTQQQLAEALHTTRVSVARYETGMRKIPGVVSVVLDQLRQQSMIPMAGLVAAGFPIDPVPQSELVDVPPSMLRGGDTFALTVKGESMKDEGILPGDLVVVRKQETAKNGQTVVALVNREATIKRYFKKGTHIELQPANEAMQPIIVHPSDEFHIEGLVIGVIRHCAV